The DNA sequence CAGCGCCAGCAGCACTGCCGCCACTTTCAGCGCCACCATCCAGCCGTCGTCTGCCTGGGCGCGCGCGCCCGCGCCGAGAAAGGGGATGAGCGCGATCATCGGGATGGCGGCGATATCCTGGAACAGCAGGATCGAAAACCCGGCCGCGCCGGCCGGCGTCCTGGTCAGGTTGCGCTCGTCCAGCGTGGCCAGCGCGATGGCGGTGGACGACAGCGACAGGCCGAGCGCGGCGATCAGCGCGATCTTCCAGGCCGCGCCCAGCGCGATCGCCGCGCCGAACAGCAGCAGGGTGCACGCGCCGACCTGCAGCGCGCCCCAGCCGAAGATCGAGCGGCGCAGCGACCACAGGCGCTTCGGGTCGAGCCCGAGCCCGATCAGGAACAGCAGCAGCACCACGCCGAACTCGGAAAAGCTCAGGATCACCTCGACGCCTTCGATCAGGCGCAGCCCCCACGGTCCGATAGCGATGCCTGCCAGCAAATAGCCGAGCACCGCGCCCAGGCCCAGCCGCTTGGCGATCGGTACCGCCAGCACCGTGGCGGCAAGGTAAATCAGGGCATTGAACAGCAGGCTGTGGTCCATCGACGATCCCGGGCGTTATGGCGACTTATGGCGGCGCGCCAAAGCAGTTACTTTACATCGGCACGGGGCTGTTTCGGCGGGATCGTTTGCCTTGCCCCATGCGGATTTATTTCCTGTCGATGTCGAGCGGGAGCGCAGCGGCCTCGTTACAATAGCCGCAAAGACAACCGCGTTTCCACCAGACTTCATCTTTAGGAGAGGCAAGTTGCTGACGCCTAATTTCATCGCGCCCGCGCGCTTCGACGACCCGGCCGCCGCGCTCAAGCAAGTGCATGCCATCTACGATTGCAGCATCAACCACCTGCGCGACTGCCTGCAACGCTTCGTCAACGGCGAAGACTTGCCGGGCCGCGTGCGCGCCTGCTATCCGTTCGTGCGCGTGCACACCGACACCGTCGCCCGCGCCGACTCCCGGCTGTCCTACGGCTTCGTCGCCGGCCCGGGCACCTACGAGACCACCATCACGCGGCCCGACCTGTTCTCCAACTACTACCTGGAGCAGTTCCGCCTGCTGCTCAAGAACCACGGCTATCACCAGCAGGTGCAACTCGAAATCGGCACCAGCTCGCAGCCGATCCCGATCCATTTCTCGTTTGCCGAGCACGACCATATCGAAGGCAGCATGAGCGCCGAGCGGCGCCTGGCCATGCGCGACCTGTTCGACCTGCCGGACCTGGCGGCGATGGACGACGGCATCGCCAACGGCACCCACGAGGCGCCGCCGGGCGAGGCGCGGCCGTTGTCGCTGTTTACCGCGCCGCGCGTGGACTACTCTTTGCAGCGGCTGCGCCACTACACCGGCACCGCGCCGGAGCATTTCCAGAACTTCGTGCTGTTCACCAACTACCAGTTCTACATCGACGAGTTCGTGCGCCTCGGCCATGAAATCATGAACCGCGTGCCGGACCCCGAGGCGCCCGAGGACGAAGACCACTACATTGCCTTCATCGAGCCGGGCAACGTCATCACGCGCCGCATCGGCCAGAGCGTGCAGCCGGGCGACGACCTCGGCGTGCGCCCGCCGCGCCAGCCGCAAATGCCGGGCTACCACCTGATCCGCGCCGACGGCAGCGGCATCACCATGGTCAACATCGGCGTGGGGCCGGCCAACGCCAAGACCATCACCGACCACATCGCGGTGCTGCGCCCGCACGCCTGGCTCATGCTCGGGCACTGCGCCGGCCTGCGCAACACCCAGCAGCTGGGCGACTACGTGCTGGCGCACGGCTATGTGCGCGAAGACCACGTGCTCGACGAAGACTTGCCCCTGTGGGTGCCGATCCCGCCGCTGGCCGAGGTGCAGCTGGCGCTGGAAGCGGCGGTGGCCGAGGTCACGCAGCTGACCGGCTTCGAGCTGAAGCGGGTAATGCGTACCGGCACGGTGGCGTCCACCGATAACCGCAACTGGGAGCTGCTGCCGCACCGCACGCCGGAGCGCCGCTTCAGCCAGAGCCGGGCGATCGCGCTGGACATGGAGAGCGCCACCATCGCCGCCAACGGCTTCCGCTTCCGGGTGCCGTACGGAACGCTGCTGTGCGTCTCCGACAAGCCGCTGCACGGCGAGATCAAGCTGCCCGGCATGGCCAACCATTTCTATCGCGAGCGCGTCGACCAGCACCTGCGCATCGGCATTCGCGCCGTGGAGCTGTTGCGCCGCCAAGGCGTCGACAAGCTGCACAGCCGGAAATTGCGCAGCTTCGCCGAGGTCGCTTTCCAATAGGGAGCCGGCGCCCTGAAACAAAACCGCGGGCGCCGGTTCTAATACAGCACCCCGCGCGTAGCCGAACCCATGCCCGATCCGGTTTCCTATCCAATTCGCAAGGAATGCCCGCCGGGCGCCTGCATCTGCGGGCGCGACGAGCTGTTGAACGCGCCTGGCGGCGATCTGCGCGTATTACGGCTGACGCGGGAGGAAGAGAAACGGCTGGTCGCCCGTATCGAGGCGATCGCCAGCTACGCCGACCTGCAGCACGTCGCGCAGCGCATGCGCGCGCAACTGGGCATCGAGCTGCGCATCACGCCCGGCGCGCGCGAAGTGCGCACGGTGCGCGGGTTGGCCATCCGGCTCGCCGAGCAGCCGGGCCTGTGCCGGAAAGTCCGGCAATCGGTTCCCGCCGCCGTGCGCCGCTGCCTGGAACGGCATCCTGATATCGTCTACGCCATCCTGAATGCGCACGACCTGCTCGGCGCGGGCGACGGACAGCCCGGTTGGGCGTTGCCAATGGACGAACCATCGCTGGCCGCGCGGCTGATCGAAGAGGAGGGCCTGGAAGATCCGCTGCAGGATGACGCCCACCGCGAGCAAGCCGATCGGGAAAATCATCGCGATCGTCCGTAAGGCGATGTTCACGCCATCCCTCGCTCGCGAAAGCCGCGTCAATGGCGCGCGCCGCCGACATATCTCCCGGTCAGCACGGCATCGGCCAGCTTGTCCGGCACTTCCCCATAGCGCCTGAACTGCATCGTATGGCTGGCGCGTCCATGGCTGAGCGAGCGCAGCGTGGTGGCGTAGCCGAACATCTCGGCCAGCGGCACTTCCGCGCGTATCGTCCTGGCCGCGCCGCCCGCCGCCTCGTCCGCGCCCAGGATCGTGCCGCGCCGCGCCGACAGGTCGCCCATCACGTCGCCCATGGCTTCTTGCGGCGCGTCGACTTCGACCAGCATGACTGGCTCCAGCAGCACCGGTCCGGCCTGGCGGCAGCCGTCGCGAAAGGCGATCGAGGCGGCGGTGCGATAGGCGTTGTCGTCGGAGTCGACCTCGTGCCAGGACCCGGTCAGCAGCGTGACCTTCACGTCGACCACCGGGTAGCTGCTCATCACGCCGGCCGTCAGGCTGTCGCGGATGCCGCGCTCGACGGCGGGAATGTAGGCTGCGGGGATGGCGCCGCCCCTGACCTCGTCGGCGAAGGCGAAGCCCTGGCCGCGCGGCTGCGGTTCGATTTTCAGCATCACGTGGCCGTAATGGCCGTGCCCGCCGGTCTGCCGGATGAACTTGCCTTCGCTTGACGGGCAGGCATGGCGGATCGTCTCGCGATAGGCGACCTGCGGCTGGCCGACCCTGGCCTCGACGCCGAATTCCCGCCGCATGCGTTCCACCAGGATATCGAGGTGCAGCTCGCCCATGCCGGAGATGACGGTCTGGCCCGATTCCTCGTCGGTTTTCACCTGGAATGACGGGTCTTCGCGCGCCAGGCGCGCCAGCGCCGCGGCCATCGCGTCCTGGTCGGCCTGGTTCCTCGGCTCGATGGCTTGCGCGATCACCGGTTCCG is a window from the Noviherbaspirillum sp. UKPF54 genome containing:
- a CDS encoding AMP nucleosidase — encoded protein: MLTPNFIAPARFDDPAAALKQVHAIYDCSINHLRDCLQRFVNGEDLPGRVRACYPFVRVHTDTVARADSRLSYGFVAGPGTYETTITRPDLFSNYYLEQFRLLLKNHGYHQQVQLEIGTSSQPIPIHFSFAEHDHIEGSMSAERRLAMRDLFDLPDLAAMDDGIANGTHEAPPGEARPLSLFTAPRVDYSLQRLRHYTGTAPEHFQNFVLFTNYQFYIDEFVRLGHEIMNRVPDPEAPEDEDHYIAFIEPGNVITRRIGQSVQPGDDLGVRPPRQPQMPGYHLIRADGSGITMVNIGVGPANAKTITDHIAVLRPHAWLMLGHCAGLRNTQQLGDYVLAHGYVREDHVLDEDLPLWVPIPPLAEVQLALEAAVAEVTQLTGFELKRVMRTGTVASTDNRNWELLPHRTPERRFSQSRAIALDMESATIAANGFRFRVPYGTLLCVSDKPLHGEIKLPGMANHFYRERVDQHLRIGIRAVELLRRQGVDKLHSRKLRSFAEVAFQ